One region of Nitrospiraceae bacterium genomic DNA includes:
- a CDS encoding caspase family protein, with protein sequence MIIVSPTLRHLSSAFLWISLLVVSGIFGEGWAPNSYGAPTPPRTLNGHQGEIFGLAFDPSGQIIASGSGDQSIRLWDVETGRLQTVLKGHTAPVRTLAFSPKGNFLASGGSDKTTRIWDVQTGKETVSFTSVFGNIRAVAFSPDGEILASTGDGGSLRLLNWKAKKELKAMKSGFGIIYAVAFSPSGSTLATGSSDTHVHIWDPSSGQQQTVFSGHTKAVLSVAFSPDGSLLASGSADGTIRLWEVQTGRERGVLLGHSGDVNAVGFMANGIHVISAGSDGTVRFWDSSTSRSLGILSNFKGPVWALALTHNEALMAIGGRDRTVHLQTATITPAQTSSGASPVIPRDADVGPPPVPPPHAEADVLIQPHELNPGDELTVDLRVSNTGKGPLYRFLAKTSSSHPVLDGRTLYFGKIPAGQSKSEILKVNIPKDMTTDEIPLDIQFEEYNGFVPPPLKALITLSGPPRPRLAYNYQILDNGTGQSVGNGDGRIQKGEAVDLLLTIKNVGVVPAMDTWVELTNQEGQHLDIRPHVIRFGQLEPNDTKQARISFTVWPDYPKQALGFGLLIKEKTQNVFLNEKVDLVVDILPPQPIIATNKIVMVTQDHASLLSGAGAESSVLATVEKAQSLSATGELGDWYRIQLSEKETGWISKQQVTVQSSIKGEMPIPAIQGLEANKAAQFINLPEQLQQAEQERARIEQTLKQREQEMALLQTKLEHMTSTQQSTLSTTQEKLERERTEREQIELALQHREREAQQLRAQLEDSANLKSSELSTMREHLQQEQAQREQAEKALRKFKQEMAQLEAKLNNMNQPQVSPKTPPAIAVATPYDQQILTVDRVHLVGAAASDRGIARIEVRVNNELLARRQGRGVAVVSSTDTPQSTQEFSETIQLREGENIITVIAYDGDQLESSRTLRVTREINRGQIWAVVIGISQYKTVRSLKYADKDASAFRDYLTKNVGVLPDHLTFLINEEATLFNLKRSLGTELKRKAGPKDTVIIYYAGHGAPEPDASSPDGDGLEKYLIPYDADPQDLYTTGLPMREVETIFHRLSAERVIFITDSCYSGATAGRTFSTAARRATLSDGFLTRLSKGKGRVVLTASRAGEVSEERDELGHGVFTYYLLEGLNGKADVDGDSIVTVDEAYSYLSTHVPQATGQNQHPVKKGEVEGQLILGRIQF encoded by the coding sequence ATGATTATCGTATCCCCAACTCTTCGCCATCTTTCCTCAGCATTCTTGTGGATCTCGCTCCTCGTAGTTAGTGGCATCTTTGGAGAAGGATGGGCGCCTAATTCCTATGGAGCCCCTACGCCTCCCCGCACTCTCAATGGACATCAAGGTGAAATATTCGGACTGGCCTTCGATCCCTCCGGTCAAATCATCGCCTCGGGAAGCGGAGATCAAAGTATTAGACTGTGGGACGTAGAAACCGGCCGTCTTCAAACCGTCTTGAAAGGACATACGGCTCCCGTCCGAACGTTAGCCTTCTCCCCGAAAGGGAATTTTCTCGCTTCCGGAGGAAGCGATAAGACCACCCGGATCTGGGATGTGCAGACAGGAAAAGAAACGGTCTCTTTCACTTCGGTTTTTGGAAATATTCGAGCGGTAGCCTTTTCTCCGGATGGAGAAATTTTGGCCAGTACAGGCGATGGAGGCAGCCTTCGTTTATTAAACTGGAAAGCCAAAAAAGAATTGAAAGCCATGAAAAGCGGGTTCGGCATTATCTATGCCGTAGCGTTTTCACCTTCGGGATCTACCTTAGCCACCGGCAGCAGCGATACTCATGTGCACATCTGGGATCCCTCAAGCGGTCAACAGCAAACCGTCTTTTCCGGACATACCAAAGCGGTGCTTTCCGTCGCGTTTTCTCCAGATGGATCCTTGCTGGCCAGTGGATCTGCCGATGGCACAATCAGACTCTGGGAAGTCCAAACTGGGCGGGAACGAGGGGTCCTTCTCGGCCATTCCGGGGACGTGAACGCGGTTGGATTTATGGCCAATGGGATACACGTAATTTCTGCCGGAAGCGATGGAACCGTCCGTTTTTGGGATAGCTCAACCAGTCGGTCCTTGGGCATTCTTTCCAATTTCAAAGGGCCGGTATGGGCCTTGGCTCTGACCCATAACGAAGCACTCATGGCCATTGGAGGCCGCGACCGGACCGTCCATCTTCAAACGGCCACCATCACTCCGGCGCAAACCTCCTCCGGAGCTTCACCAGTGATCCCCAGAGATGCCGATGTCGGCCCCCCCCCTGTCCCTCCTCCGCATGCGGAAGCGGATGTCCTGATTCAGCCTCATGAATTGAACCCCGGCGATGAACTCACCGTCGACCTCCGTGTCTCCAATACCGGCAAAGGTCCGCTGTACCGATTCCTGGCTAAAACCAGTAGCTCTCACCCTGTGCTGGACGGTCGGACTCTTTATTTTGGAAAGATTCCGGCAGGGCAATCGAAATCGGAAATATTGAAGGTGAATATTCCCAAAGACATGACCACTGATGAAATTCCGTTAGACATCCAGTTCGAGGAATATAACGGATTTGTGCCGCCCCCCCTCAAGGCCCTCATCACCCTCTCCGGACCTCCGCGGCCCCGCTTAGCCTATAATTACCAAATTCTTGATAACGGCACCGGGCAGTCGGTGGGGAATGGTGACGGGCGAATTCAAAAAGGTGAAGCGGTTGACCTGTTGTTAACCATCAAAAATGTGGGCGTGGTGCCCGCAATGGACACCTGGGTGGAATTGACCAATCAGGAGGGGCAGCATTTGGACATCCGGCCTCATGTCATTCGATTCGGTCAATTGGAGCCGAATGACACCAAACAGGCCCGCATTAGTTTTACCGTGTGGCCCGATTACCCCAAACAGGCACTCGGATTCGGGTTATTAATTAAAGAAAAAACTCAAAATGTGTTTTTGAATGAAAAAGTGGACCTGGTGGTGGATATCCTGCCCCCTCAACCGATCATCGCCACGAATAAAATCGTGATGGTGACGCAGGACCATGCCTCCTTGCTCAGCGGAGCAGGAGCGGAAAGTTCCGTGCTGGCCACCGTCGAAAAAGCGCAATCCCTCTCAGCTACCGGAGAGCTTGGCGACTGGTACCGGATCCAGCTGTCAGAAAAAGAGACAGGCTGGATTTCCAAGCAACAAGTCACCGTCCAAAGTTCAATAAAAGGCGAAATGCCCATACCCGCCATTCAGGGACTGGAAGCCAATAAGGCGGCTCAATTCATCAACCTGCCCGAACAACTTCAGCAAGCAGAACAGGAACGGGCTCGCATCGAACAGACCTTGAAACAGCGTGAACAGGAAATGGCTCTTCTTCAGACCAAACTGGAGCACATGACCAGTACGCAACAGTCCACCCTTTCCACCACGCAGGAAAAATTGGAACGGGAGCGGACCGAACGGGAACAGATCGAACTGGCGTTACAACATCGTGAGCGGGAAGCGCAGCAGCTCCGGGCCCAACTCGAAGATTCAGCCAATTTAAAATCTTCCGAGCTCTCTACCATGCGCGAACATCTCCAGCAGGAACAGGCACAGCGGGAACAGGCGGAGAAAGCCTTGCGAAAATTCAAACAGGAAATGGCCCAGTTAGAAGCCAAATTAAACAACATGAATCAGCCCCAGGTTTCCCCCAAAACACCTCCGGCCATTGCCGTAGCGACCCCGTATGATCAACAGATTCTGACAGTCGACCGGGTACACCTGGTGGGAGCAGCGGCCAGCGACCGGGGCATTGCCCGAATAGAAGTCCGCGTGAATAACGAACTGTTGGCCAGGCGTCAGGGCCGCGGGGTGGCCGTCGTTTCCTCCACAGACACGCCGCAATCGACACAGGAATTTTCTGAAACCATTCAACTTCGGGAGGGAGAAAATATTATCACCGTCATAGCCTATGACGGGGACCAATTGGAATCCAGTCGAACCCTTCGGGTGACCCGGGAAATAAACAGGGGACAAATCTGGGCTGTCGTTATCGGCATTTCACAATACAAGACCGTCAGATCGTTAAAGTACGCCGACAAAGACGCATCAGCATTTCGGGATTATCTCACCAAGAATGTAGGAGTCTTGCCCGATCATCTGACATTCTTAATCAATGAGGAAGCCACACTGTTCAATCTGAAACGATCGTTAGGAACGGAATTAAAACGAAAAGCCGGCCCGAAGGACACCGTTATTATCTATTATGCCGGGCATGGAGCACCTGAACCTGATGCTTCCAGCCCGGACGGGGATGGCCTGGAAAAGTACCTGATTCCCTATGATGCTGACCCGCAGGATTTGTATACCACCGGCCTGCCGATGCGGGAAGTCGAAACAATTTTCCATCGATTGTCCGCCGAACGGGTCATTTTCATTACAGATTCTTGTTATAGTGGCGCCACTGCCGGGCGGACTTTTTCCACTGCCGCCCGCAGGGCAACACTTTCAGATGGTTTTTTAACCCGATTGTCCAAAGGAAAAGGCCGGGTGGTGCTGACAGCCAGCAGAGCCGGAGAAGTCAGTGAAGAACGCGATGAACTGGGCCATGGCGTCTTTACCTACTATTTACTCGAAGGGCTGAATGGAAAAGCCGATGTGGATGGAGATAGCATCGTGACGGTTGATGAAGCGTATTCCTATCTTTCCACCCACGTCCCCCAGGCCACAGGCCAAAATCAACACCCCGTCAAAAAGGGTGAGGTGGAAGGACAGTTAATTCTCGGACGAATCCAATTTTAA
- a CDS encoding twin-arginine translocation signal domain-containing protein yields the protein MKSKTPNPLFSKVDLSRREFMKRTCAVGLAAVSAPLLIGRWAQPTIAAVSIEDINATTVQPPQQPTSPGSFQPSLFQSPFAYGFSLGGAQPVEVFGFEGGEPIARPSKGMLGTDGRIAKRIEAMQYRDLVFHYLPVPGAPVNAWLTNSLKGTNQAVSGTIIVKERLSGQGSEMQFSGGFLRQIAFPEVDVGSAEQPASMRITMGIQQSEYHSNFISPQKFFQIPFTSAPMKGFFDLSFQNMGVVSNVVRVQSPTFLAKLLQSPDGSGFQGALPIDYSNLSFQLPEKLADSFYAWHSDFVLKGKNGDKFETRGMLRWLSPTDKKTVLFSIALDQVGILSVVRLPMKPGYVQVEMYCERVVPMFA from the coding sequence ATGAAATCAAAAACACCCAATCCCCTGTTTTCGAAAGTTGATCTCTCCAGACGGGAATTTATGAAGCGGACCTGTGCTGTCGGACTGGCGGCCGTCAGTGCTCCCCTGTTGATCGGTCGTTGGGCTCAGCCGACAATTGCCGCAGTGTCGATTGAGGATATCAATGCGACGACGGTTCAACCCCCTCAGCAACCAACTTCCCCCGGATCGTTTCAGCCTTCCCTGTTTCAGTCGCCTTTCGCGTATGGATTTAGCCTGGGAGGGGCTCAACCTGTGGAGGTTTTCGGTTTTGAAGGGGGTGAACCGATCGCACGCCCGTCAAAAGGTATGCTGGGGACCGATGGGCGTATCGCCAAACGAATTGAGGCGATGCAATATCGCGATCTCGTGTTTCACTATCTTCCTGTTCCCGGTGCACCGGTCAATGCCTGGTTGACCAACAGCCTGAAGGGAACGAACCAGGCAGTCAGCGGGACAATTATCGTGAAAGAACGGTTGTCCGGTCAGGGAAGTGAGATGCAATTTTCCGGAGGGTTTCTTCGTCAAATCGCCTTTCCCGAGGTCGATGTCGGGTCGGCAGAGCAACCGGCGTCCATGCGAATCACCATGGGGATTCAGCAATCTGAATACCATTCGAATTTCATATCGCCCCAGAAATTTTTCCAGATTCCCTTTACCAGTGCACCGATGAAAGGCTTCTTCGATCTCTCATTCCAAAATATGGGAGTTGTCTCGAATGTCGTTCGGGTGCAGTCGCCTACCTTTTTGGCCAAATTGCTTCAGTCGCCTGACGGGTCCGGTTTCCAAGGAGCTCTTCCTATCGATTATTCGAATTTAAGCTTTCAGCTTCCAGAAAAGCTGGCCGATTCCTTCTATGCGTGGCATTCGGATTTTGTACTGAAAGGCAAGAATGGGGACAAGTTTGAAACACGGGGCATGCTTCGCTGGTTGTCTCCGACAGACAAGAAAACCGTATTGTTTTCCATAGCGCTCGACCAGGTTGGCATTCTGAGTGTGGTTCGACTTCCCATGAAGCCCGGGTATGTTCAGGTGGAAATGTACTGTGAGCGTGTGGTGCCGATGTTCGCTTGA